The Mesobacillus jeotgali genome window below encodes:
- the greA gene encoding transcription elongation factor GreA, with the protein MATEKVFPMTQAGKEKLEQELEQLKTVKRKEVVERIKIARSFGDLSENSEYDSAKEEQAFVEGRITTLENMIRNAKIIQEDELSTDAVSLGRTVTFIELPDGDEESYTIVGSAEADPFEGKISNDSPIAKSLMGKKVGDEVTVQTPGGEMNVRITTIK; encoded by the coding sequence TTGGCTACAGAAAAAGTTTTTCCTATGACACAGGCAGGAAAAGAAAAGCTGGAACAAGAATTGGAGCAATTGAAAACGGTAAAACGTAAAGAAGTGGTTGAAAGAATCAAGATCGCACGCAGCTTTGGCGACCTTTCAGAGAACTCTGAGTATGATTCAGCCAAAGAAGAGCAAGCCTTTGTTGAAGGCCGTATCACCACTCTTGAAAATATGATCCGCAACGCAAAAATCATCCAGGAAGATGAGTTGAGCACAGATGCAGTCAGCCTTGGCCGCACAGTGACATTCATCGAGCTTCCTGATGGCGATGAAGAATCCTACACAATCGTCGGAAGCGCTGAAGCTGATCCATTTGAAGGCAAAATCTCGAACGACTCTCCGATCGCGAAAAGCCTAATGGGCAAAAAAGTAGGAGACGAAGTGACTGTCCAGACTCCTGGCGGTGAAATGAACGTCCGCATTACAACTATTAAGTAA
- a CDS encoding U32 family peptidase, whose amino-acid sequence MAAVADKISQIVDGKRVIVKRPELLAPAGNLEKLKIAVHYGADAVFIGGQEYGLRSNADNFTFEEMKEGVEFAKKYGAKIYVTTNIFAHNENIDGLEDYLLGLKGAGVHGIIVADPLIIETCRRVAPEIEVHLSTQQSLSNWKAVQFWKEEGLERVVLARETSADEIKEMKEKVDIEIETFIHGAMCIAYSGRCTLSNHMTARDSNRGGCCQSCRWDYDLYTLEGNEENALFAEGDSPFAMSPKDLKLIESIPRMIELGIDSLKIEGRMKSIHYIATVVSVYRKVIDAYCADPENFVIKQEWLEELDKCANRETATAFFEGVPGYKEQMFGNHSKKTTFDFAGLVLDYNAETQMVTLQQRNYFKPGDEVEFFGPEIENFTHVIDKIWDEDGNELDVARHPLQIVKFKMDKPVYPNNMMRKEK is encoded by the coding sequence ATGGCAGCAGTAGCAGATAAAATCTCGCAAATTGTTGACGGTAAACGTGTTATCGTAAAAAGACCAGAACTGCTTGCGCCAGCCGGAAATCTTGAGAAATTGAAGATTGCCGTCCATTATGGTGCAGATGCCGTTTTTATTGGCGGACAGGAGTATGGCCTGCGCTCGAACGCAGATAATTTCACTTTTGAAGAAATGAAGGAAGGCGTTGAATTCGCCAAGAAATACGGTGCAAAAATCTATGTCACTACAAACATTTTTGCCCACAATGAAAATATCGATGGTCTTGAAGACTATCTATTAGGCTTGAAGGGAGCAGGCGTGCACGGCATCATCGTCGCTGATCCTCTGATCATCGAAACATGCCGCAGGGTCGCTCCAGAGATTGAAGTCCACTTGAGCACACAGCAATCCCTTTCAAATTGGAAGGCTGTCCAGTTCTGGAAGGAAGAAGGACTTGAGCGTGTCGTTCTTGCTCGTGAAACAAGTGCAGATGAAATCAAGGAAATGAAGGAAAAAGTAGACATCGAAATCGAAACCTTCATCCACGGCGCAATGTGTATTGCCTACTCAGGCCGCTGTACATTAAGCAATCACATGACAGCACGTGATTCAAACCGTGGCGGCTGCTGCCAGTCTTGCCGCTGGGATTATGATTTGTACACACTTGAAGGAAATGAAGAGAACGCATTGTTTGCTGAAGGCGACTCACCTTTCGCGATGAGCCCTAAGGACCTTAAGCTGATCGAGTCCATCCCTCGCATGATCGAGCTTGGAATAGACAGCTTGAAAATTGAAGGCCGCATGAAGTCAATCCACTACATTGCAACAGTAGTAAGTGTATACCGCAAAGTGATTGATGCTTATTGCGCAGATCCTGAAAACTTCGTCATCAAGCAGGAATGGCTTGAAGAATTGGACAAATGTGCGAACCGTGAAACAGCAACTGCCTTCTTTGAGGGAGTTCCTGGGTATAAAGAGCAAATGTTTGGAAACCATAGCAAAAAGACAACTTTCGATTTTGCTGGTCTTGTGCTTGATTACAATGCTGAGACACAAATGGTGACACTTCAGCAAAGGAACTACTTCAAGCCTGGCGACGAGGTTGAATTCTTTGGACCAGAAATCGAGAACTTCACACATGTGATTGATAAGATCTGGGATGAAGATGGCAATGAACTGGATGTTGCCCGCCATCCGTTGCAAATCGTGAAGTTCAAGATGGACAAGCCTGTCTACCCAAATAACATGATGCGGAAGGAGAAGTAA
- a CDS encoding peptidase U32 family protein, whose protein sequence is MNKPELLVTPKSVEDIIPLSEAGADAFLIGEQKFGLRLAGEFSRDDVKQAIELAHSKGKKVYVAMNALFHNEKIDLLGDYLTFLKDVNADGVTFGDPAVLMAAKEYTPDMKLHWSTETTGTNWYTCNYWGRKGAKRAVLAREINMDAIVEIKENAEVEIEVQVHGMMNMFQSKRPLLGHYFEYQGKALEVENRKQERNMFLHDKERENKYPIFEDENGTHIMSPNDICIIDELAELVEAGIDSFKIDGILKSPEYILEVTKLYRKAIDLAVENPEQYDEEKDGLLEAAEELQPPNRPLDTGFFFKETVY, encoded by the coding sequence ATGAATAAACCTGAATTATTGGTAACTCCAAAGAGCGTTGAGGATATTATTCCACTGTCAGAAGCAGGAGCAGATGCTTTCTTGATTGGTGAACAGAAATTCGGACTGCGTCTTGCTGGCGAGTTTAGCCGTGATGACGTGAAGCAGGCAATCGAATTGGCACACTCCAAGGGCAAGAAGGTTTATGTGGCGATGAACGCATTGTTCCACAATGAAAAAATTGATTTGCTAGGTGATTATCTTACATTCCTTAAGGATGTCAATGCGGACGGAGTCACTTTTGGCGACCCGGCAGTACTGATGGCTGCAAAGGAATATACACCGGATATGAAGCTTCATTGGAGCACGGAAACAACAGGCACAAACTGGTATACTTGCAACTATTGGGGCAGAAAAGGTGCAAAACGCGCCGTTCTTGCAAGGGAAATCAATATGGACGCGATTGTTGAAATCAAGGAAAATGCTGAGGTTGAAATCGAGGTACAGGTTCATGGAATGATGAACATGTTCCAATCTAAGCGGCCACTGCTTGGACATTATTTTGAATACCAAGGCAAGGCGCTTGAAGTTGAGAATCGTAAACAAGAACGCAATATGTTCCTTCACGATAAAGAACGTGAAAATAAATATCCTATTTTCGAGGATGAAAATGGCACTCATATCATGAGTCCTAACGATATTTGCATTATTGATGAACTAGCGGAGCTTGTGGAAGCTGGGATCGATTCTTTTAAAATTGATGGCATCCTGAAGAGCCCCGAATATATTCTTGAAGTCACGAAGCTGTACCGCAAAGCCATTGATTTGGCTGTTGAGAATCCAGAGCAGTACGACGAAGAAAAGGATGGCTTGCTGGAAGCGGCGGAAGAACTGCAGCCGCCAAATCGCCCGCTGGATACAGGATTCTTTTTCAAAGAGACGGTTTATTAA
- the udk gene encoding uridine kinase — protein sequence MDRKPVVIGVAGGSGSGKTSVTKAIYDSFKSQSILMIEQDYYYKDQSHLPMEERLKTNYDHPLAFDNDLLIEHIQKLLRHEAIEKPVYDYAIHTRSSEVVHVEPKDVIILEGILILEDERLRNLMDIKLYVDTDADLRIIRRLLRDIKERGRSMDSVIEQYVNVVRPMHNQFIEPTKRYADVIVPEGGHNHVAIDLMVTKIQTILEQKSFL from the coding sequence ATGGACCGCAAACCTGTTGTAATTGGTGTAGCCGGCGGCTCCGGCTCAGGAAAGACTTCTGTAACAAAAGCGATTTATGATAGCTTTAAAAGCCAATCAATCTTGATGATTGAGCAAGACTACTATTATAAAGACCAAAGCCACCTGCCAATGGAAGAGCGTTTGAAGACAAATTACGATCATCCACTGGCATTTGACAACGATCTGTTGATTGAACATATCCAAAAGCTGCTCCGCCATGAAGCGATTGAGAAGCCAGTCTATGATTATGCGATCCATACACGGTCCAGCGAAGTTGTACATGTTGAACCGAAGGATGTCATCATCCTTGAGGGGATTCTCATTCTTGAGGATGAAAGATTGCGGAACTTGATGGATATCAAGCTCTATGTTGATACAGACGCTGATTTGCGGATCATCCGCAGGCTCCTTCGTGACATCAAGGAGCGCGGACGTTCAATGGACTCGGTCATCGAACAGTATGTGAATGTCGTCAGGCCGATGCATAACCAGTTCATCGAACCGACCAAGCGCTACGCTGATGTCATCGTCCCTGAGGGCGGCCACAACCATGTGGCGATTGACCTGATGGTAACAAAAATTCAAACAATTCTTGAACAAAAATCATTTTTGTGA